A part of Aegilops tauschii subsp. strangulata cultivar AL8/78 chromosome 2, Aet v6.0, whole genome shotgun sequence genomic DNA contains:
- the LOC141041360 gene encoding uncharacterized protein, which translates to MKAPPRWCADRMDCWEVLVNEWCSKEWLAVHNAAKDKRAQMEGVPHHQGSSNLYQFGRNWARYNKADKVPEVYDLYAMAHTASFKKVKAFSPSDLDDANNFTNISSHDKLVKYRDEGKARKGEDFNPSQGPIDPELVMISGGGRYMMGAALEDCEH; encoded by the exons atgaag gcacctccgagatggtgtgcggatcggatggattgttgggaggtgttggtcaatgagtggtgctcaaaagaatggctagccgtccacaacgcggccaaggacaaacgtgcccaaatggaaggtgtgccacaccatcaaggtagctccaacttatatcagttcgggcggaactgg gcacgctacaataaggcggataaggtgccagaggtgtacgacctgtatgccatggcccacactgcctctttcaagaaagtcaaggcattctctccgtctgacctcgatgatgcaaacaacttcaccaacatctcctcccacgacaagctcgtgaaatatagagatgaggggaaggcgaggaaaggggaggactttaacccgagccagggtcccattgatccagagctggtgatgatatctggtggcgggag ATACATGATGGGAGCTGCTTTGGAAGACTGTGAACATTGA